ATCCACCACACGGACAGTCATCGACATGCCAACATATTTAGAGCAGTTAATTAACAGATGAACGGCACCAATCATTCACAAACTCATCAAAGCCTAATGAAGTCACTAATTCATCtgcaaaaatagaaaaattaaagtaacatctcaaattttgattaaaatcaTACCTGAAAAATAAGACCTCCGAGAATGTACTTCCAATTTTCGGCAAGAAGATTGATTTCGGTTGATACTTCTGCACAAAATCTCTTCCATAGCTTCATaacaaaagaaaatcaacaCAATTAATCAAAAAGCTCCTTAATCAGAACACAAACACAAATTAGGAAATAGAAAGCGACAGAAACCTTTGAAGCTTCGCGACCGATATAAAGCGACATCTTTAAAGAAATTAACAACCAAGGccataataatttaaacataCCAACATCTTCTTTTCACAACCACCAAACTCCAatatttttcttcaaatcttttgttcaatttcaaaaCTATGAGATCGGTCGTAGAAACACCGCTAAAATGAAGAACATAAACGATTGAAATTTTTAATTCACTGGAAACCCTAATTTTCGCTAACAAATAAAAttcgaaaaattttaaaaaataaatcagaaATTGTGAGTATGAATAATAGTTTTTTCACTCAACAATGGAGGAAGAAAGAAAATGAATCTGTAATTCTAACGCTATTGGTGTATGATTAATTTTGACgctttttataatatattttctctcattgaagaacaaaaaaaaaaaaaaaagaatcgtCACATCTGGCTGCTTGAACCTGGAAGTTAAATTGTTGGAGTTGAACACGGAGAGACAGTTGAATTGGCAAAAAAGGAGGCTTTTATTAAGAAAGCAATGGCAAAGGAAATACTCTATGAaagggagtttttttttttctcttttttatatttaaatagaaTAATTTGTCAGTTATGAACTTATGGTTTTAAAGTTTGGCACATTTgcaaattaatgtttttttttgcgaattataatCATTAAAGTATTAAAGTTTACAGGTTCAGGTCATAACACAGAGTTCCGACCATTTTAATGGTCGGAATTTCAATGCTTTGGCTTCTATAcgtaaactttgatacttttgtgactataattcacaaaaagtaaatattgtAATTCGCATAagtgtttaattttaaaattgtaattcgtaaatttttcatttaataatggaaaatattaataacaaatgATAgtcaacaaaattaaaattttgaaacaaGTGGGGTCATTATTTTCGAATTATTATATATGGTCAGTTTAATCATTATTTTCAAGACATTTTGGAGCACACCCCTTATCATTTAGAGTTATTCTAATATATAGAGGAATTTTAAATTGTGCTTGTAtagctttattaattaaaatatataattttactaaagtaattattttataaatttaggggttttttttttatatgatatcaTGTAAGATTTGcttagttttataaaaaaaaattgttttaaaattcaaaatgaatgTTTTATGTAAATTGATCGGAATATATAGTTGATTTACTATCTTATAGTGAAAGTGTCTTAAGTGATAATTTTATCggttcgtcttgtatgagaccgtttcatcaTGAAACTGACTCATATAATTCGTCTATTTTTCTAACTGATtactttataattataaattattacttACACGCAGTAAATATACATGAATTAGCCTAATAGATATGACCTTACCATGAGATcatctcattttaaaatttgtgtaaTTTATATTATGGACTCAATGTaatgtaaattataattttgcgATTTGGTCAAGTTTGTAAGTTGTCGTCTGAGGAGTTATTTGATTGTCATTGAAATTGAAGTTTCATGGAAATTTATAATTACAGGGTAGTTGaattttctttctaattttaTATGAATTAAACGATATTGTTTGATTGaccataaaaatataaaattgatacatcatcatcatcttactcggtatattccgctcataaaaaaaaaaatatgcacGGGATTTggagagggaaggacggcgacaactcatacccataaaggagagcgcggccaaaggagtcccccgactcgaAAAGGAAACGAAAACGAAAACAAAGAAACGAAGACGTAAAAAACCAGTTTTTACGATGCCATGTTTACTTGTTTAAATGCCCTTGGAGAAGTCAGTTTTTTgggtaaaaaatcaaatcatagttatatgtataaaattttgtgatgattttttcttttctcataACTTTAAGCAGAAATTTATAATCAATTACTGAAATTTGTGAACAactataaaatgataaaatatttactaataaagtaaaaaaaattaattaaaaatcctAAAAGCCCCTTCTACACAaagatattattaatattaaaaatcacCAATATTTACTTAGACTACCTCTCAATTTATGAGActataaaacacataaaaatgtTAAACATTATATCAATTGTATTAATTCAAGTTCAACAAATTATCCTAATTGAAAATTTCATCATACTGGTTGTATCTAACGATCAATTGACATACTTACATATAATCATATATCAATTCAACGCAACCTCATGATAATTATTACttctcaaaatttttaattcacaaataaaactctacccaaaataaatataacttGTAATACCCTAACATGATCCTAGCCATGGTTAGGGCACAAATAATATTTCCTCCTTGTATTATCTAGCTTTTGATTGTTGTATTTACCCACGCAATATGTTGCAATCGAGTGCGAGTATTTCGGAACAGAAGAaattaattcttattattataacgAAGATTATATCCACTCTATATTAGATTGTGATTCGATTTGACATAATATTTTCTCAATATTTCTAATCCGATCTTTATATAAAAAAGCCACTCAAAATTCCATGAGCTTGAGTTCGGGGTGGGGTCTGTTCATTTTTAGTCGGGTCAAAAAATTTAACGATTTTAATTTGACTATATGAAACGATTTTAACCcgattatttttagataaccaaTCAAAGTTCCATGAGTAATGAGTTTGGGGTGGGGTTTGCGTACAAAAATTGACGGGTCTAATTGAGTATTTGACCATGAGAAGTGTGTGAACACCCGTGTGTCAAGTGAGACCGATGATTATCTTTTGGGGACCGTGCAATACGCCCAACAGCGTACGGGACCTTTCCAGCTTCTTCAATGGTACATTCCAAACTACTAATTCGTTACATTTACCACTCCATTATAGATTAAGCTCTGGATTTCCACCATTGTTGGAGCTCAATATGCGACGCCTGATTCTACTATTACTGATTCTGGGAATTCTTCAAAGAGGATTCACATTTGTAGATGGGCAAGAGTTCAAAGGAGACCATACGAAACTATCTGGTATTATAATTCCTGGATTCGCTTCTACCCAGTTAAGAGCTTGGTCTATTCTTGATTGCCCTTATTCTCCTCTTGATTTTAACCCTCTTGATTTAGTTTGGCTTGATACCACTAAGGTAAATTAAGTTCCAGATTTTATCGCcttctttgttttgcactatATAGTTTTTGCTCTTGTTTTGATGTTTCTATGAATGAATGcatttctgggtttttttttattgcaaaCATCATTAGAACTTTGTTGGAGAGGAATTTATGTCTTTTAGTTGGGTGATTATAGGTTTTGATCCGGGGAAGAGAAATACTCCAATGTCCTGATAGACTTGCATCGAAGAGATTTTTAAGGAAAAGAGTGGATATTGGTAACAAACGAGGAGAAAATGAATTTTGcacatgaaattaaaagagagttagactaaaagaaagtggtgggctTTAAGGTTGCATTCACATACTGCACTTTATTGGGTATTGGGTTATGCTCTTTGGTGGTGAAACTtattatatgttgtttggtcCCTTTGTATTCATTCTGAGGGAAATAGTTTATTGAGGCTCAGAAATGTGTCTACAATAATCTAATCAAGACTTTATGCCCTTGTAAAGTTTTGATTGCAATACTTACTACATTTTGCTAATGTGGTGTTGTGTAAATTTGGGCTTGCTTGTGTTTTAGTAAGTCGGGCTTCATACTTTGTTGTTATATTAGTAACTTTTGTCATACTATTCATCATCCAATCTTAGTTCATGTTTGGTAATGTATATGAAAAAGTATAttcaagtgggatcttatttgattgtctaatcgcatattttttaatattattaacttttttagttATACATAACTCAAATATACGAAGGATCAAAACAATGTCTTGGATGGTGTAAAAACATAAAATGGTGCAAGTATTAATACATGGAGGAAGTATTTTTGAAGCAAAGTGGCAAATTGATTATCAAAGCTTTAGGGGATCAACAGTGTTGGAATCAATGAGTATCTtgttaatattgaattattgatTTGGTGTTTACTTATTCAATCACCTTTTATCGCGTTGAGACTCCAATTACTATATCGAACTAGACTCAATGTTAAGTTGCTGGTTTGCGCGACGTTTTTATGTTCTATATAAACTAAGGTCTTAGCTAGCAATCAAtgaacttagtttattttgctttgattaatgaggttcttttatttgattttcttgACGAATAAGGACCAATTAATGGTTTAAAACAGCCCTAAAGATCGCATATTGAATTGCAGCTGCTTTCCGGTTTAAATTGCTGGCTCAAATGTATTATGTTAGAGCCTTACAATCAGACAGATCACCCTGAATGCAAGTCAAGGCCTGATAGTGGACTGTCTGCAATTACAGAACTCGATCCTGGATACATAACAGGTATACAGTAAACGTATTTGTACATTACTTTCTTTTCATCACTATTATCCTCTCTTGATAAATGTGTTTGTTTGGTTGAGGTGTTTAAAACAAAACCGATGACCCTTATTTAACCGATCTTGTGATCGAACCCGacattaaaatgattttaaaatcatgtaaaaatcaatgaGGACAAAAAATCCGATTTTGAAGTGACTCGAAATATGTGACCCGAAATAGACCCgattacccgaatgaacacctctagtgtTTGGTGATAGAGCTTGGGTGGTTTAAAAGATAGTGCAGCTTGTTTTGTGTAGTTTCAGCAAATATTAGAGCCGCCCAAAATTTGTAGAATCTGATCGTTTAAACTGGTTTGATTTACTTTTGGATGATTGTACTTAACTTATAAATAAACTACTTGTTCCACCTATTGAATGATCTTTATACAGGTCCTCTCTCTTCTGTGTGGAAAGAATGGGTGAAGTGGTGTATAGAGTTTGGTATAGAGGCGAATGCAATCATTGCTGTTCCTTATGATTGGAGGTTGTCACCGTCAAAACTTGAGGAGCGTGACCTTTATTTCCACAAACTCAAGTATGTGCGTCTCCTCGTATTTCTTGCACACATCATGTATTAATGTGTTactagttaaaaaaattatgtctGGGTATTGGTTTAATCTCAGTCTTAGATGCTTTTGTTCTTTGTCTTTTAAGCTTTGATACCAATAGACTGCCTTTTTCCATCCTAAATTGCTAAGTAGACTTgtagaaagaaataaaaaatgatgGAAAAATCCTATCCTTAAGTGTTTGCTTTCCTTGTTATCAAGGAACATAGGCAATGTTGTATTGAAATGTAATTTCCTCTTACTcctgattttttattattatattttgtaaCAACTAGAGTCTTAGACTTGGATGGCCTTCTTTTGTTTCCTTTTCTCTTTAAAAAAAGGTTCTCATTTTCTAGTGTTCAATTATGATTCAAAGGATCATTACTTACTGTTTTTTTCTTATGGAGAATAAAAGTTGAGAAATTTATTATTTCATATTCTTGAATGGAGATAATGATAAAAATACTAAGTATGATTCAAATGGAGAGTTGTCATCGGAATCTTAAGGGGCCCAAGTGTCACTAAGGTTAAAGGGAAAACTGTATCAAAGAGTCATTAGACTAACATTATACGAGTCAGAATATTGGACTTCTAGAAGAGATCATTATAGAAAGATGAATGTAGTAGTGATGTGTATGCTAAGATGGATAACTAAACATATAGATTAATCCGAACCGAAGACACTAAACAGTGTTTTAGACTTTTGAGTCGAATATTTGTAGACAAAATGAGAGAAATGTGTTTTCGTCGGTTTGGTCACTTGCAAGACCGAGAAATGCATCAATAAGAAAAGTGGAAGCTTGAAGTTTGAGGAGTTTATAATAGGAAGAGGTGGTTCGAAAATGACATGAATAACACGAGTGAAGAATGACATGAAGAATTGGACAATAGTTGATATGTTGGTTTATTTTAGCGAGGATAGAGATGCATCTCAGTGTAAATTTTGATTGTGAGTGAAAAAGGTGGGTTGTTTCttgtttattttcttctttCCCAGCCAATGTCAAGTCACACTGCTATCCCTCTTAATTTGTGCTGTTGTAGTTTTCCTACCAATGCAGCAGCCCCTTTCATAAGGGGTTAACTTACGTCATGGAATTCAAATTTACATTGGGTCTTTTGATGTGGTCCCTCTTTTGTGTGAAGCCAATATTTACCAAGGTCTTAATTATTTCCGTTTATCTTCAGAATATTCATTGTTTGGTAGTTGATCTGGTCTCTATTTCCTCACTTTTTTTCGTTTATCTTTTAACTTGTACTGTTTTGGCAGGCTGACCTTTGAAACTGCTTATAAACTTCGCGGAGGCCCCTCAATAGTTTTTGCACATTCACTTGGGAACAACGTTTTCCGGTACTTTTTAGAATGGTTGAAGTTTGAGATAGCTCCAAAAGAATACATGAATTGGCTCGATAAACACATTCATGCCTATTTTGCTGTTGGTATGCTTTCTTTAACTTATCTAAAAAAGCGGATATATATGTACCCATACgtgaatttttttatcttttggcAGGAAGCCCTTTTCTTGGTGCTACTGAAACCATCAAGGCTGCCCTTTTAGGTAGCACCTTTGGCATTCCAGTTTCTGAGGTTTATTCTCCTTCTTTTCGCTTATGCTCCTGTGGTATAATTATCTATTTAACCATAATTTTAGGTTCTTTGATGATTTCTTAATCAAATACTAGTGATGGAACTGATTGTATTGTATTCTATAATTATTGGTGAAATCAAATATCTTGTTGTTGAACCGAGTAATTTCATTAATGAAGatcttttttttcaattggaAAGGTGTTGATGATCTTGAATTTTAAGAGTTCATTAATGAAGCTACTGtatattcaaaacaataataaaagggaAAGTTCATTTCAATTTAAGTTCCAGGTTAATGAACATGTTTGGGAATATGTACAACACAGAAAATCAGGGTATGTGTGGGATGCGATCATATTGCAATACGGTCGCGATGGGTTGATAagaccttgtttttgcactatggataCGAATGCACCAGTTGGCTCTGGACTATTTTTGCATGTCTTTTGGACTCACCATTTCATCTCATCTACCCTTGTTGTATCTTCTGGCTTGGTTATGGACTTAGGATGCTGGGACACCTTTGAGGTTGAACTCATAGACTTCTTTGATATGCAGATGCTTTAGGTGTCTATACAATGATGTTTGGTAAAATATAGTATTTTCTTCCCTGCCAATCATATTTCGAAGACAATCTCTTAATTTatgttcttttattattaggGCCAGCTATCTAAGAGAAGATGCCAagcatatttttgttgttatttccCCCCCAATTACCTATTATATGATGTAGCATTATATTCAGGTTGGCAATAAATTGGACTTCAAAGTTATATGTGATTCTAGTGTTCTTTGTTTCCGAACTCTTTGATGGTTCAAATATATGCTTGTAACTTAAGAATAAGATCATATGCAGGGAACTGCTCGCTTAATGTTCAATTCTTTTGGATCGTCAATGTGGATGTTGCCATTTTCAAAAAATTGTAAAACGGACAATACATATTTGAAGCACTTTTCTGAGAAGAGTAGGGAAAGTCATCATGCATATCACTGTGAAGATGAAGAGTTCAAAGGAAACTATTCAGGGTGGCCTACAAAACTTGTCAACATTGAAATTCCTTCCATTCACAGTGAGACTAATAAAACTCGTTCAAATTAATTTCTGATAGAGTTAACCATATGCAATCATtatgaaattttgtttatttgtgttTGCTTGCTGTTATGTCAGGTTCTGATGCATACCCTTCTGTTATGGATGTTATGGAAAATACTAGTATGGAATGCAGTCTTCCAACTCAATTATCCTTCACTGCTCGGGAAATCTCAGATGGAACTTTCTTTAAAGCAATAGAGGATTATGACCCAGATAGCAAAAGGCTTTTGCACCAGTTACAAAAGTAAGTTTCTTGTTGcaagtaatttttgatttacGGAAGTTTAGAGCTGCAGTACATCATTCACACCAAATTTGAGCATCCTTTTTCTTCTGGggtgatttgaattttatgtctCAAGGCCTTTATGTAATCTGTACGGTTTTCAAGCTTATAATGACTTCAGTTATAGTGTCCCGTTAGTTCGTGAGGAGTCCTCTTTTTCAGGTAAATTCATGAAGCAGGAACTTTATAGCTTTGCATCTTCGTTGACCTTATTATGGATCATTCAGGTTCAAACTCTAGAAACAGGTTTCCTTATAACACTATAGGAggttatgaaaaaattaatgtagAGTGAAAAACCTTTATTGATGGGTATGTGCCCTTGCTTTAATTTGCTTAGGCCAGTGTCCTGTTGGTAGGGCTTGCAAAAGTTGACCCGACCTGAACTTAATCCGAAATAAGTGGGTTTGGGTTGagacttttgacccaattaattaaatgggtcgacccgacctgatctgtttattaaatgggttaggttcaggtcaaaattttaaacctgaaaAAAACCTGTATAACCCAGttaattaaatgtgttaatttcgagttaaatcaataagtataagTTAAACTtacttcatttaatattttcttatttttcatagtatatacaaaataaacaacaaaaagacataaagttaaaattaaagcctaaaaaattagatttaatcaacgttaaaaaccttaaaacgaaaacaaaaaaattataaacgggTTAAGTGGGTTGAAATCAGGTCAACCTGATCTGTTGTAGGTCGGGTCAAGGTTGTGATTTTCGACCCAATTAACTAAATGGGTTGGGTTTGGGTCAAGGGTTTTCTGAcctgtttatatatgacccgaactcGAACCATCCTGATCTGTTTGACAGGCCTACCTGTTGGTTTCACCTGCCGCTATATGTGTGGTTGGAGATTCCATAGTTAGTGCAACCCTTAAATCTTCCCCTTAAAACTGTTTGAGAATCGAAAACATTACTACAAAACTGGAAAATTACCTTGCTCCAATCGTGAAATAAATCTTTCGTTCAATTGTTTTAGAGCTAAAAAAGCAACAATCTTTTTATTACTGTGACATTTAAGCATCAAACCATGTTCCCTGCTGACTACTCTTTAGGAGGAAATGGGTGAAAGTAGTATGCTTTAGGATTAATTGGCAATTAATGGAAACTGATTATAAATTCTTATGAGAAAGTTCtttcaaaaaagcaaaaaaaaaaaaaaaaaaaacaaaaaaaaacatgtagCATACCATGTGCCATTCTCAGACATGGATGTAAGCTTATTGGTCAGAAATtcagaattaagttgttaagtATTATACCAATTTGGCAAGGGGATGCTAAGTAACACACCAATCTGGGTCAGTTGGCCATGAATGTGATACTAATCTCTTTTTgctattcctttttcttttggcATGCTCATTGGTGGCAAGATGAGCGCTGGCATACATAACTTACAATATGCTTTAATAAGGTGTCAAGTCCTTTTGAATATCTGGTTACATAACTTACAATATGCTAAAAGCTATAGTGAAATTTTCGATTTCATCAGGGTAGAACTTTGTTGTTGACCCAACACAATATGATGTCGGTCCCTGATTGAAGGGCCCTACCTTAATTCAGAAAAAAACCTTTTCTAGACTTATATTGTTTCTTATGTTTTCCCTTTCAGGTCATATCATGGAGATCCTGTTGTGAATCCTCTCACTCCCTGGGACAGGCCACCtttaaaaaatgttttctgCATTTATGGAATAGAATTAAAAACAGAGGTATTGTATTGATATTTGTACATATTTCAGGTGGTTTTGTATTTCATAAGCCATCTTCGTGGACTAAACGAAGTTGATTACCTACTTTAATTGTTACTTTATTATCCACATGATTTCTAAATGTCTAACTcaattatattcttaaaaatatagtaaaaaataTAGTTTATCTTCTAAAACTCAACTATATTACTACCAATTATCTTTTGGATAACTTGTTTCATAGTTTAGAAGTGGAAATTTGTAAGCATGTGCCTAGCATATGATCGTAGTATAGATTCGTACGCATGTCCTAGCGCATAAATAGTGTGGattttttgaatcaattaatgtAACATATCCTCCTCACCTATCTCTCTATCTTTCTCTTCTATTTTCTGGATGATTCCTCTTATAAATTTCCACCATTACCGTAGTCATTGAGTTCGGACTATGCCCTCTCTCTCGAGTGGGTACGGGTATGATTTGCCCGCTATCTCTCCCCCCGGACCCTGACTTTGTGCGGGATGCTGGGTTGATGACCATGACCATGATGACCTATTGAGTTCGGACTACAATAGTTCTTACCTTTGCTTGTTTATTTCTAGTGATCATGCTTTTAGCTTATAAACATGTGGTGCTGAATGACAGCTCTGGCATCTTGGCACTTGCAAAACAGGTTGGTTACTATGTTGCCCCAAGTGGAAAGCTGTATCCCGATAATTGGATTATAACTGATTTCATCTATGAGCTAGAAGGATCTTTGTATTCAAGGTTAGTTTTGAACTTTATGCTTCATGCTTTCATTTATCCGGAAAACATGTTTTCTTTCTATTGCTTGTTGCCGATTACACTTTTGAAATCCCCTGAGATTTGTGTTCTCTTTTCATGTTCCTCTGTTTTTTAGCGGGAATCATAGTCAAAACTATGTAATATTTCCGAGGAAAATTACTTGCACTATTTTTCAATAATGATTTTATTGCCGTTAATATGCTGCATTATGATgagaaaaaagaatcaaaaaaaGAACCAAAAAAAGAACCAAATTAATTAGTTCTTTCACTTCAAAATGACAAACCTTGTTGGAACCCAATCGCCCAATATGAAAAGTTTTACTATGCACATCACAACTTAATTCCGAGGTAAGAGGTTAGTTGTGCGAGTTTATTTAAGGTTGTGGTTTTTTTACCTTATGCTTAGTACTTATATTTTACTCTCGtagttctttttaaatttttatgcaGAAGTATGGAATCTGGTTTAATTTGATCTTATAAACAATCGTTCTAGCTTATGTTTATCAGGAATTATGGACTCTGGTTTAATTTGTAAGGATTTTTTATAGGTCAGGAAATCTCGTTGAAGGGAACCCAGGAACTACTAGTGGAGATGAGACTGTAAACCTCCAAAATTacgattaaattattttctgattttagcTTGTGCACAATTTCTTGTTAATTGTAATCTTATCAATCGATTACTCccttttcttgttgattttagattcttcatttgttttaatTCGCCGAAACTTGTGACAGGTAGCTTATCATTCCCTTTCTTGGTGCAAAAATTGGCTGGGGCCTAGAGTTAACATAACGAGGGCTCCACAAGTATGCTCAATCCTtcaataaactaaaattttaccgtttaatgtttaatttttgtaaGCCTATTTTGTTACTGCAGTCAGAGCACGATGGAACGGATGTTCAGGTAGAGCTGAATGTAATACATGAACCTGGAGCTGACATAATTCCGAATATGACCAAGTCTCCTAAAGTTAAATACATAACATATTATGAAGATTCTGTAAGCATTCCTGGGAGGAGAACAGCGGTGTGGGAGCTTGATAAAGGtacaaaaataattcaagtCCAATCTCTACTCTAAGAAAGTTTGGATAAAATGGGTTTAGAATAAGCCCTCACTTTGGTGAATTAAACTGAgaaaaaatgtaaaacaaaGGATTTTACACGTGGTAACCCTGTATCGATTTTTCCACTTGGTAggcaaatatattatttaatcaaCATGGTGACCCTAAGCTTCCAACTGATGGGTTCTTGATACAACCACACAAGATACTAGAAtggtttttcattctttaagcTTTTTAGACAGACTCAAAAACCgagaaaaaatgtaaaataatatattgtaGCATGGCTGAACTTTGGAGTTTGGATCAAGCATGAATAAGCTAAACTCAAGTATTAAATATTTTGAAGGATTTAGAATCTTAGATGCCCGTCTTTTTTTTCATGTAGAGCACCATGTCATTGTGTGCCCTAAAGAGAAACTTTCCCCTGTTTTAATGTGAAATTATGTGCTTTCCATGTAGTAAATCACAGGAATATGGTCA
The Amaranthus tricolor cultivar Red isolate AtriRed21 chromosome 11, ASM2621246v1, whole genome shotgun sequence DNA segment above includes these coding regions:
- the LOC130827553 gene encoding phospholipid--sterol O-acyltransferase isoform X1 is translated as MIIFWGPCNTPNSVRDLSSFFNGTFQTTNSLHLPLHYRLSSGFPPLLELNMRRLILLLLILGILQRGFTFVDGQEFKGDHTKLSGIIIPGFASTQLRAWSILDCPYSPLDFNPLDLVWLDTTKLLSGLNCWLKCIMLEPYNQTDHPECKSRPDSGLSAITELDPGYITGPLSSVWKEWVKWCIEFGIEANAIIAVPYDWRLSPSKLEERDLYFHKLKLTFETAYKLRGGPSIVFAHSLGNNVFRYFLEWLKFEIAPKEYMNWLDKHIHAYFAVGSPFLGATETIKAALLGSTFGIPVSEGTARLMFNSFGSSMWMLPFSKNCKTDNTYLKHFSEKSRESHHAYHCEDEEFKGNYSGWPTKLVNIEIPSIHSSDAYPSVMDVMENTSMECSLPTQLSFTAREISDGTFFKAIEDYDPDSKRLLHQLQKSYHGDPVVNPLTPWDRPPLKNVFCIYGIELKTEVGYYVAPSGKLYPDNWIITDFIYELEGSLYSRSGNLVEGNPGTTSGDETVAYHSLSWCKNWLGPRVNITRAPQSEHDGTDVQVELNVIHEPGADIIPNMTKSPKVKYITYYEDSVSIPGRRTAVWELDKVNHRNMVRSPALMRELWLEIWHDIHPDATSKFVKKEKRGPLRDDDCYWDYGKARCAWPEYCEYRYAFGDVHLGQSCRLKNSSADLLLNYI
- the LOC130827553 gene encoding phospholipid--sterol O-acyltransferase isoform X2; translation: MLEPYNQTDHPECKSRPDSGLSAITELDPGYITGPLSSVWKEWVKWCIEFGIEANAIIAVPYDWRLSPSKLEERDLYFHKLKLTFETAYKLRGGPSIVFAHSLGNNVFRYFLEWLKFEIAPKEYMNWLDKHIHAYFAVGSPFLGATETIKAALLGSTFGIPVSEGTARLMFNSFGSSMWMLPFSKNCKTDNTYLKHFSEKSRESHHAYHCEDEEFKGNYSGWPTKLVNIEIPSIHSSDAYPSVMDVMENTSMECSLPTQLSFTAREISDGTFFKAIEDYDPDSKRLLHQLQKSYHGDPVVNPLTPWDRPPLKNVFCIYGIELKTEVGYYVAPSGKLYPDNWIITDFIYELEGSLYSRSGNLVEGNPGTTSGDETVAYHSLSWCKNWLGPRVNITRAPQSEHDGTDVQVELNVIHEPGADIIPNMTKSPKVKYITYYEDSVSIPGRRTAVWELDKVNHRNMVRSPALMRELWLEIWHDIHPDATSKFVKKEKRGPLRDDDCYWDYGKARCAWPEYCEYRYAFGDVHLGQSCRLKNSSADLLLNYI